The Myxococcota bacterium region GAGACGTGATCTCCTTCGATCAGATCGAGAAGCTCAAGGATTACCTTCCGCCGGAGTTCTGGGAGAACCGCGACTACTTCTTCTACCAGGGCATGCAGCTCGCGATCGGGCCCACCGAGCGCAAGTACGGCGCCGCCGATGCCTACGTCGCGGCCAGTAACAAGTACAAAGCACAAGCGAGAATCGGCCCCGACGGCTCACTCGAGAACTACCACGCTGGCCAACCGTTCGCGACAGACTCGATCGACTGCAAGGGTGACCCGGACTCTGGAACCAAGGTCATCTGGAACTTCAACAAGGCCTGGAACGGCGACGGCGCCGCCTCGGAGTGGAGCTACACGTACTGGGACCGAGGGGAGCAGCTTCCTCTCTACTACGAGGGTACCGCCAAGGTGATCGCGCTCGCCGAGCGGGTCGAGCCGCAGTACGCGGAGCACGACGGAGACATCTTCGCGAACGAGAAGAGACTCGGCGCGTTCGGCATCGAGGTCGAGGCGCCCTTCGACGCGCGCGGCATCCAGGTGCTGACCTACCGCTACAAGAGCGCCGACGGTCCGCTGGCCCAGGCCAAGAACGACGACACCTGGGTGTACGTGCCGGACCTGCGCCGCGTGCGGCGCATCTCCTCTGCGCAGCGCAGTGATTCGGTGCAGGGCACGGATTTCACCATGGATGACCTGCGCAGCTTCTCGGGCATTCCGCCGCAGTACAAGTGGCGGTGTCTGGGCGAGAAGAAAGTGATCGCGCCCATGAACACCGCATCACTCGCGTATCCGTACACCGACACCTACAACTTCGGGCCGTACGGCTTCTCCTTCGCCGGTGACCGCTGGGAGCTGCGCGACGCCTGGATCGTCCGCTTCGTCCCGAAGAACGACGACCACCCGTACAGCCACAAGGACATCTACATCGACAAGGAGACCTACGAGCCGTTGTACAGCTTCGCCTACGACCGCAAGCAGGAGCTGTGGAAGATCATCTGGCACAACCACCGCTACAGCGAAGACTGGGACGGGAAGGTGAACAAGGATCCCAAGGCGCCGGACGGCATCTGGTACCCGGGCTGGGAAGGGGTCCCGAAGCCGGATGACCTGCGCGTGATCTCGGACATCATCGTGAACGTCCAGACGGGGACCGGGAACCGCATCGAGTTCTGGGACAGCGAGGGCACGCCGTACAGCTCGAGAGGGAAGATCCGGAACTACATCGACATCGGCCGGCTGAACCGCGGCCGGCAGTAGAAATCGCGCGGCTGCATCCGCATCGTGCGCCTGCGCGTAGCACTCTCCGACCCATTCGGGCCGGAGGTGACTGCAATGCGAAGGTTCGCCTGGCTTCTAGGGCTCGCGCTCGTGGCAGAGCCGGCGTTCGCGGGGGAGAAGGGCCCTCAGGACGTCCTTCCGACCACGCCGTTCAAGGAAGGAGACGTGATCTCCTTCGCAGAGGTCGACAAGCTCAAGGACTATCTCCCCCCGCAGTTCTGGGACAACCGCGAGTTCTTCTTCTACGAGGGCATGCAGCTCGTGATCGGCCCGAGCCTGCGGAAGTACGGCGCCGCCGACGCCTACGTGACTGCAACCGACACGAACGCGGGCAAGGCCAAGCTCGGCGAGGACGGCTCGCTCGAGGGCTACGTCGCGGGCCAGCCCTTCCCGAACCCCGCGATCGACTGCAAGGGCGATCCCGAGGCGGGCACGAAGATCATCTGGAACTTCAACAAGAGCTGGAACGGCGACGGCGCGGCCGCGAGCTGGTCGTACACCTACTGGGACCGCGGTGAGCAGCTCCCGTTGTACTACGAGGGCACGTCGAAGACGATCCTGCTCTCGAACCGCGTCGAGCCGCAGTACGCCGAGAACGAGGGCGACATCTTCGCCAACGAGAAGCGCTCGAACGCCTTCGGCATCGAGGTCGAAGCGCCGTTCGACGCGCGCGGCATCCAGGTGCTGACCTACCGCTACAAGAGCGCCGACGCGCCGCTGGCCAAGGCCAAGAACGACGACACCTGGGTCTACGTGCCCGACCTGCGCCGCGTGCGGCGTATCTCGTCGGCGCAGCGCACCGACTCGGTGCAGGGCACCGACTTCACGCTCGACGACCTGCGCAGCTTCTCGGGCATTCCGCCCCAGTACAAGTGGCAGTGTCTCGGCGAGAAGCTCGTGATCGCGCCCACGAACACCAAGTCACTCGCCTACCCGTACACCGACACCTACAACTTCGGCCCCTACGGCTTCTCCTACGCCAGTGACCGCTGGGAGCTGCGCAAGGCCTGGATCGTGCGCTTCACGCCCAAGAACGAGGACCACCCGTACCACCACAAGGACATCTACATCGACCAGGACACCTACGAGCCGCTGTACAGCTTCGCCTACGACCGAAAGCAAGAGCTGTGGAAGGTGATCTGGCACAACCACCGCTACAGCGAGGACTGGGACGGCAAGGCCAACAAGGACCCCAAGGCCGCCGACGGCGTGTGGTATCCGGGTTGGGAGGGAGTCAGCCAGCCCAAGGACCTGCGCGTGGTCTCGGACATCATCGTGAACGTGCAGACCGGCACCGGCAACCGCATCGAGTTCTGGAACAACGAAGGCGTGCCCTACGACACCAAGGGCAAGGTGCGGCGCTACATCGACATCGGGCGGCTGAACAAGGGGCGCTAGCAGACTATCTTCAGGACGTGAAGACACTGCCCTTCGTGCTGTGGGTCGACCTGGGCCTGTTCGCGACCGCGGCGCTGGTCGCGGCGTGCGTGGTGACGGAGCCGGTGATCCCGGGCGGCGCGGCCAGCGCGCCGCCCGCCGATCCGGCGCGGCTCGAGGCTTCGGTGCGGATGCTGGCCGAGCGCTTCCACCCGCGCGATGCGAGTCACGTGGCGAACCTCGACGCGGCCGCGGCGTGGATCGACGCGGAGCTCGCGGCCGCGGGCGGGCGAGTCAGCGAGCAGACCTGGGTGACCGACGGCGAGACCTACCGCAACGTGCTCGCGCGCTTCGGTCCGGAGTCTTCGGAGCGGGTCGTGGTCGGCGCGCACTACGACGTGTGCGACCCGCTGCCGGGCGCCGACGACAACGCGAGCGGCGTCGCCGGCCTGCTCGAGCTCGCGCGCATGCTGGGCCGCGCGCCGCCGCGCACGGCCGTGGAGCTGG contains the following coding sequences:
- a CDS encoding DUF1329 domain-containing protein, which produces MRKLACVLGFLLATQPALAAEQSSQDVLPNAPFKPGDVISFDQIEKLKDYLPPEFWENRDYFFYQGMQLAIGPTERKYGAADAYVAASNKYKAQARIGPDGSLENYHAGQPFATDSIDCKGDPDSGTKVIWNFNKAWNGDGAASEWSYTYWDRGEQLPLYYEGTAKVIALAERVEPQYAEHDGDIFANEKRLGAFGIEVEAPFDARGIQVLTYRYKSADGPLAQAKNDDTWVYVPDLRRVRRISSAQRSDSVQGTDFTMDDLRSFSGIPPQYKWRCLGEKKVIAPMNTASLAYPYTDTYNFGPYGFSFAGDRWELRDAWIVRFVPKNDDHPYSHKDIYIDKETYEPLYSFAYDRKQELWKIIWHNHRYSEDWDGKVNKDPKAPDGIWYPGWEGVPKPDDLRVISDIIVNVQTGTGNRIEFWDSEGTPYSSRGKIRNYIDIGRLNRGRQ
- a CDS encoding DUF1329 domain-containing protein, with translation MAEPAFAGEKGPQDVLPTTPFKEGDVISFAEVDKLKDYLPPQFWDNREFFFYEGMQLVIGPSLRKYGAADAYVTATDTNAGKAKLGEDGSLEGYVAGQPFPNPAIDCKGDPEAGTKIIWNFNKSWNGDGAAASWSYTYWDRGEQLPLYYEGTSKTILLSNRVEPQYAENEGDIFANEKRSNAFGIEVEAPFDARGIQVLTYRYKSADAPLAKAKNDDTWVYVPDLRRVRRISSAQRTDSVQGTDFTLDDLRSFSGIPPQYKWQCLGEKLVIAPTNTKSLAYPYTDTYNFGPYGFSYASDRWELRKAWIVRFTPKNEDHPYHHKDIYIDQDTYEPLYSFAYDRKQELWKVIWHNHRYSEDWDGKANKDPKAADGVWYPGWEGVSQPKDLRVVSDIIVNVQTGTGNRIEFWNNEGVPYDTKGKVRRYIDIGRLNKGR